The stretch of DNA TTTGCAGAGTGCAATCGCTGGCCGAGGTGCAGCTTTTGTAATCCGGATCGTTGCCGAACATGCCGGAGAAGTTGCATTCGGTGCGAGGCCAAAATACTCCGGAGCTCCAGACCGTCGGCAGACAAAATATGGCCTGGCCGCCGGCCGGGATTTCCCAGTCGTTGGTGTCAGGCAGCACGATATTGGTCGGGCCTGTAACTTCCTCGCCCAACCAGATCGGAAATGAATTTTGGTTTTTGATTGTCACATTGGAGCCTGCGCACCCGGCCCAGGCGTTACTGCCTGCACAGACGCCGCTAACGACGACCGCCAGAATCGCAATCGTCGCGAGCACCCCGATGCTCGAAACCCTCGTCTTGACCGACATGATCATTCGCTCCCCCGGCCCTACTGGCCTACGCGATCTCTCTCGGCGCTGGCTTTTCTCCGCCGCGGTTTCCCCAACCATGATTTCTTCCACTGCCATGCGTGAATTCCTTCCCTCTCTGCCGGAAACTTTGTGCGGAATTAACTATCGGTGGTAGCCGGAATTCCCATTTTGAATCCTGGTTCCGACTAGCACCGGTACTAGGCGGTTTGCAAAGCGAAGCTCGAGCCCGGTTTTGAGTGCAAGGCGCTTCCCACGGGGCCGGGAGAGGCCGGTTTCGCGTCTCGTGGCCACGCAATGCGCGAAAATGCCATTTCCCCAACCGAATTCTCAGACACTTCTCCCTACCCCCTGATACCCTACGTCACGGCAATCGGCTCTGCCTTACACTCCACCTATCCCGCTGGCGACGGCAGCGTCGCGATCCTCCGCAGCATGCTTCCGAAGAGCCGCGCGTCAGCTGACTCTCCGCCAGCAGCAACCAGTAGTAGCGCGCGTGCTTGATCAAACGTCCGCCGGTTTTCACCAGGCGCTGCTGCAAGCTGGTCAGCGACCAGGTGGCGACCCGCGCCGGCAACACCAGCCGCCGCCACAAATTCCCGAGATTATAGGCGATCAGGCTCAGCCACAGCCGCACCTCGTTGGCGCGGAAGCGGTGGCAGGAAAGCCGCGTCATCGCGACCGCCTGCTTGCCTTCTTTGATCCACTGCTCAGCCGTGCCGCGCTTATTGTAGAACCGCACCACCGCGCGGTTGTCAGCCGCCAGGGTGATCGCGATGAAGCCGACGCGGGGGAACAACTCCCCAAAGTGGAACTCCACCTTCGCCACCACCCGCCGCGCCGTCTTCCAACTCACCGCCTGATAGAGAAAGCTCTTGTACCGGACCACCGGCTTATGGCTGGTGTGCCAACGCCCGGGCGTTAGTTCAGTCCCATTCATCCCATTCAATCGGTTGCGGTCCTTCTTGCTTGGGCAGCGAGTTCACGCCTCGAAGGGCAAAATGGAATCGTTCAAAAACGTAGCGTTTCCAAGACAGACGAACGTGGTCGGCTGATCGGATTCGCACCTTGACCTTTTTGCCTTTAGTGAACGCGAACGTGTACGTTTTGAAGAACATGAACCCTAAATTGTCAATTAGCTCGTGCCCTGCACGGAGTCGGTTCACCGCCGTGAATGTCGTGGGCGTACTTGGCGGCAGGTCCGCTGGGCGCTCTCATCGATTTTGAAATCGAGCCGGTAAGGCGCCAACTTGATACCGTCGATGGGCCGTTTTCCCTTCGGTCGGGGAAGTAATCCATGGAACCGCACGATGGGTTCAATCGAGGTGATTCCCGTGCCGAGGTTCTCCGCCTCAAACCTCAAACCGGGCGGTCTCTGCGAATAGAACTGTTCTTCCAGCAATCGCACCCTGACCCTAGCGCGGTTCCGATAAAGATTGGCGATGTATAAAAAAGCGGATGAAAATCCCGCCATCTGGCTCACCGCGCTTTCATCGATGCCCTGATCGGGAACCTCTTTTATCGACGGCCTCCTCTTGCGAGGGGAGGCAAAGCCGGGATGTTCGGCGGCGCAGAGCGAGGCGATTGCGCGCGGATGCCGGCAGATGATCCTGGACACTCACAGCTTCAGGCGCCGCGTTTTTTCGAGAGTCTCGGGTTTGAGATCATCGCCACCCACGGCGACTATCCGCGGGGGCATCAGAAGCACTACCTGAGAAAAGCTCTTTTGGAGGCTTAACCGCCTCGATTCAGCGAGGCCGGCGAGAGGAAATTCGCAGCCGGCGGCCAGCGACGCGATCGGCGCGGCATTTTTGTGCCGCCGCTGACATTCAATTGCCTCTGTCCGTACGCTTAGCTGGCCTGCAACAAGCCCATTCATTCACACCGCTCGGCATAAATCTTGAACTGCAAGGACAAGGCGCTGCTGCGCCAGTGAAGCGAGAAGGGGCAATCGCTGTTAACGTCTCTAATTCCGCACGGAGCATGGCCTGAGAATCGGAGAGGGTTGAAAATGAAAATTTTGTCGTCCGCGTTGGATGGGATTGCCGAACGGATCGGCATCTCGGGGCGTTCAATAGCTCTCGCGCTGGTTTGCGCGA from Candidatus Binatus sp. encodes:
- a CDS encoding transposase, whose protein sequence is MNGTELTPGRWHTSHKPVVRYKSFLYQAVSWKTARRVVAKVEFHFGELFPRVGFIAITLAADNRAVVRFYNKRGTAEQWIKEGKQAVAMTRLSCHRFRANEVRLWLSLIAYNLGNLWRRLVLPARVATWSLTSLQQRLVKTGGRLIKHARYYWLLLAESQLTRGSSEACCGGSRRCRRQRDRWSVRQSRLP